From the Halobacterium zhouii genome, the window ACCAGCAACAGCAGGGTGTTCGACGTCGGGAGTCCTGTCCAGAAGAGGAGAGCGCTGCTCGCGAGCAGTAACACGACCGCAGCGCCGATCTTTGACGAGTCACTCATACCTGTGGCTTACTCCTGATTGTATTTAAGCGCATTCACTCGTTCGCGCTCCGAAGCGGCTTTACGCGCTCACCGCAGACCGATTCCCTATGCAGGACGGTGAGATGGCCTCGCTTCGGACGGTCGCCGACTACCAGTTCGGGGCGGGCGCGGGCGCGGCGCTGTTCCCGTCCGGAGAACCCCTCGAGATCGACCGGTCGAGCACTGGCCGGCCCCAGCAGGTCGCCCGCGACGACGGCCAGCGACTCGTCTCGGTCGGCCTCGACGGCCGGTTCACGCTCGGCGTCGCGGGCGGCCAGCGACTCGTCGACGAATTCGACGCGCCCGGCGCTCGCGTCACCGTCGGCGACGAGAGCGAACCGTTCGTGCGGGACGGCAAGAACGTCTTCGCGAAGTTCGTGCAGGCCGTCGATGCCGACGTCCGTGCGGGCGACGAACTCGCGGTCGTCCACGAACGCGGCGACGTCGTCGCGGTCGGACGCGCCGAACTGGACGCCGAGTCGATGCTGGATTTCGACTCCGGCGTCGCGGTGATGGTTCGCTCGGGCGTGCCCGACGAGTGAACCGAACCGGCTCGCATTGACCGCTCCGCCGCGTTGTCCGCGCGTGAACACCGTTAGACCGCCTGTTTCGGGTTCGCCATGCTTTTCATCTCTCGGTCCGACCGTCTCGGTATGTTTGGAGGAGGCGGCATGAATCCGCGGAAGATGAAACAGATGATGGAACAGATGGGGATCGACGTGGACGAGATCGACGCCACGGAGGTCGTCATCAAGCTCGAAGACGGTTCGCAGCTCGTGTTCGGAGACCCGGACGTCACAAAGATGGACGCCCGCGGCCAGGAGACCTACCAGGTCATCGGCGAACCCGAGGAGCGCGAGGGGAGCGGTGACAGCGCGGCTGCAATCGACGAGAGCGGCAGTGACGAGAGTAGCGGCGACGAGAGCGGTGGCGACGAGGGCGGTATTCCGGACGGCGACGTCGAGATCGTCGCCCAGCGCACGGGAGCGAGCGAGGACGAGGCCCG encodes:
- a CDS encoding PUA domain-containing protein, translated to MQDGEMASLRTVADYQFGAGAGAALFPSGEPLEIDRSSTGRPQQVARDDGQRLVSVGLDGRFTLGVAGGQRLVDEFDAPGARVTVGDESEPFVRDGKNVFAKFVQAVDADVRAGDELAVVHERGDVVAVGRAELDAESMLDFDSGVAVMVRSGVPDE
- a CDS encoding nascent polypeptide-associated complex protein gives rise to the protein MFGGGGMNPRKMKQMMEQMGIDVDEIDATEVVIKLEDGSQLVFGDPDVTKMDARGQETYQVIGEPEEREGSGDSAAAIDESGSDESSGDESGGDEGGIPDGDVEIVAQRTGASEDEARDALEATDGDLAAAIERLE